CATCATTACTCGAGCAAGAATTTCTCTAGAACCAGCACCCAAAATGGTAAGAACAACCATATTTCTGCTAAAATTTGAGTCAATGATAAGTTCTTAGGTATTGAAGAAATTACCACCTTCTGAATTCTGATGAAGGATTCTCTTCTCCATTTTGAACAGGTGAAATGGATCCGGGTCCTGTACTCAGATTTCTCCACATTTGCCAGAGACCAGGAATATCTAATATCTGCAGAAAACACATTTGATTATATTGAAGGATTTGTAATAATAAACAGGACTGGTCTCCTAAATAACTGGAGATCATCCTTCAATCCACAAGATCCAGTCCAGGCCAGCCAGTTTGAGTCAGATGGAAAAATTCTCTTCTGCCTAGAATTAACCAAGAACTTCAAAGTGGACAATACCAATATCAACCAGGTGAAGCATGCAACGACTTGCCATCTATTTGATTTCCTCAAATAAGTTGATAACTGAATAAgacattaataaataaacaattaaagatcctcaaatatatttgtttttttgatgcAGGAAGTTGAGAGCTTATTGTCTCAGTTAAGCTACATACCATCAACACTTTTCCTATCAGAAGTTCCATATATAGATTTCTTGGATAGAGTTCATGTGTCTGAGGTCAAACTACGTTCAAAAGGCTTGTGGGAGGTTCCACACCCATGGCTCAATCTTCTGGTTCCCAAAAGCAAGATACACAATTTTGCTGaagaagtttttggaaaaattctTAAAGACACCAGCAATGGCCCCATTCTTATCTACCCAGTTAACAAATCAAAGTAAGGGTTGATAAATTGATTTCTTTCTCTCTGAAAATCCTAAGAGAAGTTGATTCATTGATTTATTCCATTTTCAGGTGGGACAATAGAACTTCTGCTGTTATCCCAGAGGAAGATATTTTCTACCTCGTAGCATTCCTTTCCTCTGCAGTTCCCTCTTCCACAGGAACTGATGGTTTAGAGTATATCTTAAGTCGGAACAAAAGAATTCTGGACTTCTGCAAAACAGCCCGTCTTGGAGTGAAACAATATCTACCCCACTACACTACACAGGAAGAATGGAGGACCCACTTTGGCCCACGTTGGGAAGCCTTTGCACAGAGAAAATCTGCTTATGATCCTTTGGCAATCCTTGCTCCTGGCCACAGAATTTTTCGAAAGGCGACACCCTTCTTGTGACAAGGAccatgatttaaaaataaagatgggACCCTTAGTGTACTTGGAGAAATGCCTAGGGGAAAATACTGTAAATTGATAGCTATTAAATTCAGTATGTCTCACATCTTCTCCGCAACTGTAAGTGTAATGGGGAGGTGGGGGGGCTTATTGAAATTTTGTTGAACAAATGggttaaacattttaaatatgaattatttaatAGACTTGCAAAAGGGACAGGTGAATATCAGCCCCATAAATGATGTATATATTAAGCTAATGAATAAAAAGCAGATTAGTTTCTCTCATGAATCCAAGTTCCAAATACATTATGGTTTGCAGCACCAAGAAGTCACACATGCATCACAGAAATATGAAGTAGCCTTCATTAAACCataattgaaaagaaagaaggtaAGAGAAGACAGAAAACagaaaagcatataaaaatgaattgtcGTTATACAGGTTGTGCAAGTAATATATTAAATCAGCCATGAATTTTCAGATCCAAAGAAAACCGAGGAACTTGAGGCCCCTTAATGCTTCTGACCAAACCATTACCAGAGCTGCCCTGCCCTTCATAATCTATAAGACTGCTGCCATCATTCACTGGAATGGTAGAACCAGGTTAATAATTTGGTCCACTTTTATGCTTTTATGTCAAGTGAAGGCAGCATCATTTTACCACAATGGGGCAAAACGTGGTTAGCAACAGGCTGGTGATAGCAACAATTGTAGAGGGGCTAAAACTGATGGGGGCTTTCATGTCAGTGACTTCAAAGCATTATCCCGACTGTGGCTACCCACCATGTTTAACTTCCACTGATTTTTCTGAAGCGCCCTGTCTGTACTACTACACATTTAAGTTCAAAATCTATGGACCATCAGCACCTAGTAATTCCACATGCTGTCTTCATTTTTATATGGTGAAAttaaggttgtgtttggtttccaaaaggaactaaggaaaattaaaaaaaaatgttaagaaaaatgatttctcaTGTTGGGTTTTACCAtgtaaaatacaaaacaaatatatctatatatatatatatcaaatataattaaaattagttgaaaatttatgtattttaaattatttaatctttatatagaaaagttagaataagtgaaatgagtttgacgtgatatataaaaataatttagagactttaaatctattttttattttccttcacatttgtttttcttctaattttcctcactattttctttccctcacatttttcctaaaattttctaGAACCAACATAGCCTAAAGGAAAATTTTCCAAGTTGAACCAGCTGTCCAAATATGCACATGTCTAGATTTTTACATGAGATTTGAATTTGAACAAGAGCtagaatgaaaaaattttatattttcattcagCAGCAGTATATTTAAAAGCAAGACATCAGAGAATAAGGTTTGTGTTCAATGGTCAATTCATTGCATTGGAAGAGATAATATTCAAACAAGAACCTCACACTCAAACCTAATTCTTTTGTTCTTTAAGAACCCCAAGCATGTGAAGATCTGTGCTTCATGGTCTTGCCCTTGATACTTTCTactgttttctttctttgtttctaataacTTCTATTAGCCTGACAAGTCTTTCTCATTGACATACTCCATCATATTCATCTAAAGTCAGCCTCAcagaaaaactaaaagaaaagtgAATTCCAAAAAGAGGTCATTTCTAGCTGGTCAAGAGGGCATCTGGGTGTTGTAACTGTTGGGACAGTGGTATTCATTAGCTCACACAGTGCATGGTTCTGTTTGCACACTGTGCTCCTGTAGATTTTCATGTGAAAAGTAGTATAACTCATGTGGACAAGTTTACAATTTCAAGATGCGGTAGGTCAAAACACTCACCTTGGCATTTGAAACCACTCAAACTTCAGTGACACTTTTGAAAACTGTTGTTACCACGTAATAAAGTACTCCCAATTTGACATCAGAAAAACTAGGaacctttattgagaatattcTCTGAGAACCTATCTAAGATAGCATATGCAGGCAACAGAGTtgacaaagaaaagaaacatttaAGCTATCAGCACCCAGGATATTGTACTCCCATACATTTTGCAACATACAAAGCCCTATTAAATAAGGTTAGGATGTATTATCCAAGAACTTTTTACCATATGAACATGCACATCCATCTTAAAGAACATCAAAGTCATAATTGAAATgttatataaacaaaaaaaaaaaaaagaatttgcattaaaataaataaataaataaaagccaaGATCTATGTCTAATTTTGATAACAGGAGGCTACCTTGCTTAAGCACATGGCTGACTCTAGTGTTGCTTTTTTTTATAGCAGTAGCTCCCGCTGTTTGTGAAGCAGACAACAAGGAAAAGGTCCATTTTCTGTCAGAAGCACCACAATTCAAACTTTTCATAAGTTCCAGATTGACTAGTTTGCCCTTGATGGCAAAAGAAATCATTATTAATAATGAGAATCTAAGGATCAAAAGCAATGCTAACTCTTACAACTTCCCTGAGAACTCAAGCATCGGGGCCAAGGATCAAAGATTGCCCCATGAAAATCATATCACAATCCAACGGTCAATGAAATATGGGCGGCTAGTATGCTGACATACCAACTTGAGTTTGTCCTGCATAGAGTTGTATATGGTCCAGATTCCCATGATGGTGGCCTCATGCCCTTAACTGTACATATTTATGAAAAGTTCATTAATTTGTCACAGTGATTCATGTATGCATTTCACAATGATTGGAAGCCACCGAGCAACAATAGGATACTCCATGCAGTTAACAAGAACTATGATCTTATCAAAATTGCTCCCTCAAGATCCAGGTCTCTTATTAAAATTCAGTTGTAAATTATCCTTCTTGTTTAAAAAGTAAGTCGTACCTGGTGTGAGaagtatgaaaaagaaaaaccaaatacCCTCAGAAAACAGGTAATAAAACTAATCATTGATCATTGTACAGTTTATGCTTTGAGATGAGGATTAGAACATTTCCACCCCCCTCACGACCGTAAAATATATACTCTTCAGAGTAGCTTTCATCTTTTAAGGTACTCCCGGAGGAAGTTTTTTAAATCATGCAGTCTATCCTCTCACAAAATGAAATGTACATAGAAAATATAAGATCAATTACTGATCTATGTTAGGAGCCTCTTCCTGGCAGTTTCCATCTCCATACCTGTAAAGAACACTTCTACTGTTTTCCCTCTTAACTTGGGAAGCAATAGAAACAAGATAAGAATGCACAAAAGTCCTTTTGAACAAAGAGTTTTCCTTGCTTACCAATTTCTGTGAGAAAGACAAGATGAAATCCCATCCCTTTACTAGATTTATCCAGATCTAATGGCAAATCACTGAAGGATAATTCTATATAAAGTAAAGAGGCTccttaaagaataaaattactGGCATAAGTGGATTACAGGGGATAATAAAGCAAGGCTTGTTTAGATAACTTAGGGAGAATGTGAGAATCTATTTCTAATTCCAATAATGGCTCTCTTTTTCACAGTAAAAGACAATTAACAATATATTATCTGCATCACAAAAAAAAGTACTCTACTTACAGAAAATATCAATATAGGAAATCATTAGAAAGAGCATAACCTTGCCCCAGCTCCTTAGTTCTTGGAGATACTCCATTCAGGATACTCATTCCAAATTCTTTTGGCAGGGCACCCTCCGTTTCCTCTGTTAGATGCTCTCTTTGGGAATTCAGCTCAAACATTCAGCCTCTATGTCAATCTTGACCATGTTAATTGTTTCTCAGATATGTTTCAACCTATTTCAAGCTTCTCAGGCTTTATAGCGCATCAATGGAGTCACAAGGACTATCTACTATCCCTCTTTATCAAAGAATACAGGCTTCCTTAAGAACCAATTTTCAACTTACTGATTTGCCATCCCAAGCTATGCCCCATTAAATTGCACATGCACATTGGTCTATTCTAGTTTAAAGAGAAATAGTTTTCAGACAGTAACATCTGATATCAGGTTCTGTTCCAATTTTTAAAGTCATCTTTCCACTAAAACTGTCAAAGTAttcaatgaattattttaacattttcatcctttgcttcattaaaattttaaattttcacaaTCCTTTAGTTTTTGTACCAGTTCAATGGTTTAAATCACTTTCTTTTTAATGCCAATCTAAAaaagattttaagaaaaatgttttcaaaagaaTACAAATGACTCTAATAAGGAAAATgacttacaataaaaaatgcTTAACTCAAAAAGCTTAATAAAACAAAGTGCATTAAGAACAGTTCTGAAATTGATGGGTGATGAGGTCAACTTTTGCTTTAAGATTAATGGTAGACAAGAATGCCACATGATGTTGTATAGActtctcatcatttttttatttttttatttttttttatttcctttcgtacaggtttttttttcttttttcaatggGTAAATTTTGTTCGACTTGAACTAGGAATCTCCCACAAATCCTCCCCCAACCCCCTTTTTTTGTATTGGGTTACTCACAACTTCTCACCCTTTTACAATGTAGTACATGGATTCATgaaataagaagaaagaaacattaaaatacaaaatgaagatgaaaaggTATTATAGAGTAGTTTGTGCTACAATGGAGCCCTTTCACTTGTTTAACCATCTAAGCCAGAGCCGAGAGCAAAGCCCCCAGCTATGAGGCATTATCAGGTGACACCACCTGAGCTGTGTTGCTATAAGTGGAGTGAACAACATTTTTCCTTACCCCACGGAAGAGACATCCCAAGCAGCAGCATGATTATCTCTTCAGCATTAAAAAGAACTTGAAATTGAACAGCTTAGATCTATAACTTGCCAACAAAACACAATGACAATGTTATGCACCTTCTTATATGTACAATgaggaataaagaaaaatacaaaggacTAGATGGTTCAGATGGTCAATTCTTTCTCCAGGTTATCCAAGTTATGTACAACTTAGAAAGAATcatgtgaaagaaaaatatggcaCCATACACATCAAGTTTATGTCATAAAAATGCATGTCCAAAAACAATAGAACCTAGTTCATGTCTAATTGATTCTAAGGGTTGCTATTTTAgctatatttatcattatttaaaaaattgcagCTACTTACAAGGTTGAGGCTACATATATGAGTGCCTGATATAaggaaatttttgaaaagagaaaacaa
This DNA window, taken from Vitis riparia cultivar Riparia Gloire de Montpellier isolate 1030 chromosome 13, EGFV_Vit.rip_1.0, whole genome shotgun sequence, encodes the following:
- the LOC117928716 gene encoding cytokinin dehydrogenase 9-like, with amino-acid sequence MLRGFCLWLLPSFLKKKMRYPPISFLRPSSIRFIASFVILFLGCLTANISLCLPIIPSSLETLSVDGHFSFHGIEHAARDFGNRYQFLPQAVLHPKSVSDIATTIKHVWRMGPGSELTVAARGHGHSLQGQAQAHQGVVINMESLQGTEMQVYTGNFPYVDVSGGELWINILHESLKYGLAPKSWTDYLHLTVGGTLSNAGISGQAFRHGPQISNVHWLEVVTGKGEVINCSKNQNGDLFHSVLGGLGQFGIITRARISLEPAPKMVKWIRVLYSDFSTFARDQEYLISAENTFDYIEGFVIINRTGLLNNWRSSFNPQDPVQASQFESDGKILFCLELTKNFKVDNTNINQEVESLLSQLSYIPSTLFLSEVPYIDFLDRVHVSEVKLRSKGLWEVPHPWLNLLVPKSKIHNFAEEVFGKILKDTSNGPILIYPVNKSKWDNRTSAVIPEEDIFYLVAFLSSAVPSSTGTDGLEYILSRNKRILDFCKTARLGVKQYLPHYTTQEEWRTHFGPRWEAFAQRKSAYDPLAILAPGHRIFRKATPFL